One Paenibacillus sp. SYP-B4298 genomic window, ACGAAGCATTCGGTGATCGGCGGACTCTCGCAAGGGGAGACCGTGAAGATTATCAGCAGCAAGGACGGATGGCTGCAGATTGAGATGGATGGCGGCAAGAAGGGCTGGGTATCGGGGGAATTCATCGCGATCGGCGGCAAGACGGTCACACCAACGAAGACCGCTCAGTCAGGCAAGTCGACGACGAAGTCGGGGAAGGGTCTGAAGAATCGGGTCATCGTCGTTGATCCGGGACATGGCGGCAATGATCCGGGAGTCATCGGCTCGAAGCTGGGCACAGAGGAGAAAACCTTGAATCTGAGCACCTCTCAATATTTGGCTGAGGAATTGAAGAGCCGCGGCGCGACCGTCGTCATGACTCGCACGAAGGATGAGAAGCCTTCCCTGTCTAGCCGGGTACAGACGAGCCAATCGGCGGGCGCCGACCTGTTCATCAGCGTGCATTACAACTCATCCAAGAAAAAAACATCGGGCACACTGACGTTCTACTATAGCGAGCACAAGGATCTGCCTGTAGCCCGCGCGATCTCCAAGCAGCTCAATGCCACGGAGACGAAGCTCAAGGACAACGGCGTCTCATTCGGCGACCTGCATGTGCTGCGAGAGAACAGCGTTCCGGCGGCACTTGTGGAGATGGGCTTCCTCTCCAACGAGAAGGATGAGCGAATTGTGATCACAGATTCCTATCAGCGCAAGGCAGCGGCAGCGGTTGCCCGCGGCATCGAAAACTATTTCTCGAATTAAGAAGCTGGCTAGAGCAGCATGCTGCTCTAAGGACATCATAGCGATAAAAGGCGAGGGAACGTGCGAATTAGAGCATAGCTGCACAAGTCAGCCACATATAGCTTAGCAGGCACAGCGGTCAAGCAGGGGGAACCTTGCGGCCGCTGTGTTTTGGTGTTGGCAAGGGAGGAGCAGGTAGGGGACACAAGTTGCATAAATGGCATTTGCGTTAAGGCTTCGACGGATGGCATAGATTTATCATCGTGGTCGGATGTCTGGGGAGCAAGCGCGAACCCCAAGCTCACATGAAATCCCTGGGAGGTTCGCAACCCGCAGGGATACTGGTTTTTTTGGAAAAAAGGGTCGATTTTTCGCAGATTTAGAAGTATACTAGAAGAGGTTCGCGGAATAGCCCCCCACATCCCTTGCCTGACAAGGGATGCGCAAGGGTGCCGTCGCTCCTCGTGCGGGAGCGTGGATTGAAACACCGCGCCGCTTGTCGTGTAGTCTGGCAGCCAAGTCGCTCCTCGTGCGGGAGCGTGGATTGAAACAGGAAATAAGGAGATGATTTGATTAAGTGGATTCGATGTCGCTCCTCGTGCGGGAGCGTGGATTGAAACTGTTTTTCGAGCTAAACGGAAAGGCAATGTGCCGTCGCTCCTCGTGCGGGAGCGTGGATTGAAACTGGAATCGCAAACGAATCATGGTCAGCACGCCGGTCGCTCCTCGTGCGGGAGCGTGGATTGAAACGTCATTACCCCATGGCCTGCCTTTAACGGAGATTGTCGCTCCTCGTGCGGGAGCGTGGATTGAAACCAACAGTTATGGCCGTGTGATTGAGTCTGTGCGCGGGGTCGCTCCTCGTGCGGGAGCGTGGATTGAAACGTTGCGTACCAGTATACGTTTATCCCCAGGATTGCGTCGCTCCTCGTGCGGGAGCGTGGATTGAAACTCATAGCGAGCGTCCAGGCTGAGTTGTTGGTTAGAGTCGCTCCTCGTGCGGGAGCGTGGATTGAAACTGTTTCAGCCTCAGTGTAGCGTCTCCGGAAAGTTGTTGCTCCTCGTGCAGGAGCGTGGATTGAAACTCCGGGATTGACGATCCTTACGGGCTAATGGGCGTCGCTCCTCGTGCAGGAGCGTGGATTGAAACTAGGGGAGGTATAGAGGAATCCCCTCTTACCCTGTCGCTCCTCGTGCAGGAGCGTGGATTGAAACAAGTGCCACTGCAGCAGGATTAACTGGAGATTGGGCGTCGCTCCTCGTGCAGGAGCGTGGATTGAAACGTCGCCAACTACCTCATGTTTAATACTATGTACGTCGCTCCTCGTGCAGGAGCGTGGATTGAAACCAAATTTTCGCTACGGTCGACGGAGCAAGATCGCGTCGCTCCTCGTGCGGGAGCGTGGATTGAAACCTCTTGTACAAAATCTAATATATCATCCTTAAATGGAGGTCGCTCCTCTTGCAGGAGCGTGCTTTGAAACCTCCACCCCTTGACTACCAACGCGCCATCATAGGGTCGCTCTCCATGCGACTGCACAGATAACCGCCAAGTAAAGCTGCCAATACGGTTGCTTCCTTCACCCCACTCAGGCTGTTAAAGCCTGTTCTGATCATCCTCATTTATGAAAGCGAATTCATAACCTTCACCACTCAATCTCTCGCTGCCCCTGACTCATGACTAGCGGACTTGGGTCAGGGCAGGGGCAATCTGCCGTGGCGGCTTGGTCATCTGCTCGATATGATGGGATAAAGATGCCAATCTATAAGGAGGTGGCTGTCATTACGAGGATGAAAGTCGGCTTTGTGACGCCCGGCTCCTACCCTCTGCCATCCGCCACGAGCAGCTCCGTGGAACGGGTTATCGAGCATGTCGCCGGACATGTGGCGCCTCATACGGATACGCGCATCTACGGGCGCACCGCGCCCAGACTTGCTCGCCGCTCTGTGGTGCGTGGTGCGCTGTGTGTCCGATTTCCTGCGGCAGATAAGAAGCGCTATATTACAGAGGTGTCGCGTTCGCTGCGCACATTCGCACCCGATGTTATCGTGGTGGAGAATCGACCGTCCTATG contains:
- a CDS encoding N-acetylmuramoyl-L-alanine amidase; translated protein: MRKLVGCIAAIMCVMMIWSMMPVWAEPSGSYTAKVLNGPLDVRRDADAKSKIVGSVDKGDTVSVLDEAFGWSKINKDKVTGWVAGYYLKKSGSADSSSSSSSAVSGTVNTTAAVASGSSGKVTADSLRIRSGASTKHSVIGGLSQGETVKIISSKDGWLQIEMDGGKKGWVSGEFIAIGGKTVTPTKTAQSGKSTTKSGKGLKNRVIVVDPGHGGNDPGVIGSKLGTEEKTLNLSTSQYLAEELKSRGATVVMTRTKDEKPSLSSRVQTSQSAGADLFISVHYNSSKKKTSGTLTFYYSEHKDLPVARAISKQLNATETKLKDNGVSFGDLHVLRENSVPAALVEMGFLSNEKDERIVITDSYQRKAAAAVARGIENYFSN